The following coding sequences lie in one Salvelinus fontinalis isolate EN_2023a chromosome 21, ASM2944872v1, whole genome shotgun sequence genomic window:
- the LOC129819101 gene encoding astacin-like metalloprotease toxin 5 has protein sequence MVWLLILWVVQVGSVPIANFTNATTSNPTFPATVDNSKNPINNSTNVTFSATGSTASMGPRHRQNDWYKTPETREEDLQFDLAIMEGDILVSEDRLAVKSIWPENEGVTSIPYKINDDLVDRKETMLAAFKMISDQTCILFHEYTNEINYIELISGTGCASYVGFQGGAQPLYFGRACNVGNLCHELMHALGLHHEHTRPDRDQYITIQWDNVVSGKEDNFKVKEGDTQDLPYDYDSIMHYGIYYFSSNQNPTIDSKKSGVQIGQRNHLSPLDIARLNKLYQCE, from the exons ATGGTTTGGCTTCTGATTCTCTGGGTTGTCCAAG TGGGCAGTGTTCCCATCGCCAATTTCACAAATGCTACTACTTCAAATCCTACTTTCCCTGCCACAG TGGACAACTCTAAAAACCCCATCAACAATTCTACAAATGTGACTTTCTCTGCCACAG GTTCTACTGCCTCGATGGGGCCACGTCACAGACAAAATGATTGGTATAAAACACCTGAAACCAGAGAAG AGGACTTACAGTTCGACCTTGCTATCATGGAGGGAGACATTCTGGTTTCG GAAGACCGATTAGCTGTGAAGTCAATTTGGCCGGAGAATGAAGGCGTCACTTCTATCCCCTACAAGATCAACGATGATCTGG TGGACAGAAAGGAAACTATGCTAGCAGCGTTCAAGATGATTTCAGACCAGACGTGTATCCTCTTCCACGAATACACCAATGAGATTAACTACATAGAGTTaatctctgggacagg CTGTGCGTCGTATGTAGGTTTTCAGGGCGGGGCCCAGCCTCTGTACTTCGGTAGAGCCTGTAACGTGGGGAACCTGTGTCATGAGCTGATGCATGCCCTGGGACTGCACCACGAGCACACACGGCCAGACCGTGACCAATACATCACCATACAGTGGGACAACGTGGTCTCAG GAAAAGAAGATAACTTTAAGGTGAAGGAAGGAGACACTCAGGACCTGCCCTATGACTACGACTCCATAATGCACTACGGAAT ATATTACTTCTCATCAAACCAGAACCCCACTATTGACTCCAAGAAGAGTGGAGTCCAGATTGGACAGAGAAATCACCTGAGCCCCCTGGACATAGCACGCCTTAACAAACTCTATCAATGTG
- the LOC129818086 gene encoding acetyl-coenzyme A thioesterase-like, protein MMTQSLQNGFTLDNHYLQDLKGPVPVPTQYAPSLGVHRGSCPVEPHKGQEIQRHRSAQAAPLLGSCRVQTPAPMEVQMCQSIQPCHADHQGDLSAGQLLKWMDTIACLAAERHAGMACVTLSMDDIQFEETGRVGQVITIKSKVNRAFTTSMEVGIRVSVQDVREHVERLVCVAYSTFVGKPAGPQKVLLRPVEDLCSAEEELQHSLASERRRLRLYNEQTFSTLLQDYHTLANGNYSSPGVCSRRDPLSAVSTEFTRVESIELVLPPHANHHGNTFGGQIMAWMENAATVAASRLCGCFPSLRSVDMFRFRGPSSVGDRLVFKAVVNNTFNNSIEVGVRVEAYNCEEWSANKPRHINSAFLIYQLANTPGDVPAFPQVTYTTQDGERRYLSAIVRKRIRMARKHILSCKEEAPLSVPWDKSNQVYLGYNNVAALTVLAGKQDWEASSISDRVAVYVHEEVELLCVQVQMEVMTSALHAFTLLADLTLRPLWDKHYLSCEEVERADEEETVYHIKCPPINGGKSRDFVFLLSKRQPCKDGDPYVVALRSVTVTTVPPVEGFLRSEAKCAGFLIHSLGLNSCKVCYYNQVTSGVLPYVAGNLAGWSKSMEETASACTTFLERDLITSLF, encoded by the exons ATGATGACCCAAAGCCTCCAGAATGGCTTCACTCTGGACAACCACTACCTCCAGGATCTGAAGGGGCCTGTCCCTGTGCCCACTCAATATGCTCCGAGCCTGGGTGTACACCGGGGGTCATGCCCTGTGGAGCCCCATAAGGGCCAAGAGATCCAGAGGCATCGGTCTGCTCAGGCTGCTCCTCTCCTGGGTTCATGTCGTGTGCAAACCCCTGCTCCTATGGAAGTCCAGATGTGTCAGTCTATACAGCCATGCCATGCAGATCACCAAGGAGACCTGAGTGCTGGGCAGCTACTCAAATGGATGGACACAATCGCCTGCCTCGCTG CTGAGCGTCATGCTGGGATGGCATGTGTGACACTATCCATGGACGATATCCAGTTTGAGGAGACTGGAAG GGTTGGTCAGGTGATCACCATCAAGTCTAAAGTCAACAGAGCGTTCACCACTAGCATGGAG gttggaATCCGTGTGTCAGTGCAGGATGTGAGGGAACATGTGGAGAGGTTGGTATGTGTGGCCTACTCCACCTTTGTTGGAAAGCCAGCGGGACCACAGAAGGTGTTGTTGCGGCCAGTGGAGGATCTGTGTTCTGCAGAGGAGGAGCTGCAGCATTCTCTGGCCTCAGAGAGACGAAGACTTCGCCTTTACAATGAACAGACCTTTAGTACCCTGCTACAAGACTACCACACACTAGCCAAcg GTAACTattcctctccaggtgtgtgtagCAGGAGAGACCCGCTGTCTGCTGTGTCCACAGAGTTCACGCGTGTAGAGAGCATCGAGCTGGTACTGCCTCCACATGCTAATCACCATGGCAACACCTTCGGAGGACAGATCATGGCCTGGATGGAGAACGCAGCCACAGTGGCAgccag tcgttTGTGTGGCTGCTTCCCCTCTCTGAGGTCTGTAGACATGTTCCGCTTCAGAGGTCCATCCTCTGTAGGAGACAGACTGGTCTTTAAGGCTGTGGTCAACAACACATTTAACAACAG TATCGAGGTAGGTGTCCGAGTGGAGGCCTATAACTGTGAGGAGTGGAGCGCGAACAAACCGCGTCACATCAACAGTGCCTTCCTCATCTACCAGCTGGCTAACACACCTGGTGACGTACCTGCCTTCCCCCAAGTCACATACACCACCCAGGACGGGGAGAGGAGATACCTGTCTGCCATTGTCAGAAAGAGAATTCGCATGGCTAGAAAGCACATCCTGTCCTGTAAGGAGGaggctcctctctctgtcccctgggaTAAAAGCAATCAG GTGTATCTGGGCTATAACAACGTAGCAGCTCTGACTGTACTGGCTGGGAAACAAGACTGGGAAGCCAGCAGCATCAGTGACAGA GTCGCTGTGTATGTCCATGAGGAGGTGGAGCTGCTTTGTGTCCAAGTTCAGATGGAGGTCATGACCTCTGCCCTCCATGCCTTCACCTTACTGGCTGACCTCACGCTGCGACCTCTTTGGGACAAACACTACCT GAGCtgtgaggaggtggagagggcggATGAGGAAGAGACAGTATATCACATTAAATGCCCCCCCATCAATGGAGGCAAGAGCCGCGACTTTGTGTTCCTGCTATCAAAGAGGCAGCCCTGCAAAGACGG TGACCCCTATGTGGTGGCCCTGAGGTCTGTAACTGTGACAACAGTTCCCCCTGTGGAGGGTTTCCTCCGTAGCGAGGCCAAGTGTGCCGGTTTCCTCATCCACAGCCTGGGACTCAACAGTTGCAAG GTGTGTTACTACAACCAGGTGACGTCAGGTGTTTTGCCGTATGTAGCAGGTAACCTGGCAGGATGGTCCAAGTCTATGGAGGAAACGGCTAGCGCATGTACCaccttcctggagagagacctcATCACTAGCCTCTTCTGA